The following proteins are encoded in a genomic region of Actinomycetota bacterium:
- the nth gene encoding endonuclease III translates to MPRTPSPHDTPPAPDDERLARARAIMDRLAALYPDAHCALDFATPWQLLVAVILSAQTTDAGVNKVTPVLFERFPGPAELAAADVLEVEAIVRPAGFFHSKTKSIMGAAAMVTAEFDGEVPRTMEDLMRLPGVARKTANIVASNAFGVVEGIAVDTHVFRLAHRFGLSEEKDPDKVERDLMALLPREEWFHVNYRFIDHGRKICDAKRPVCGACALSDLCPSAFAIKGWRERA, encoded by the coding sequence ATGCCGCGCACGCCCTCACCCCACGACACGCCTCCCGCGCCCGACGATGAGCGCCTCGCGCGCGCCCGCGCGATCATGGACCGCCTCGCGGCGCTCTACCCGGACGCGCACTGCGCGCTGGACTTCGCCACGCCCTGGCAGCTGCTCGTCGCGGTCATCCTCTCGGCACAGACCACCGACGCCGGGGTGAACAAGGTGACTCCCGTGCTGTTCGAGCGCTTCCCCGGGCCCGCCGAACTGGCCGCCGCCGACGTGCTCGAGGTCGAGGCGATCGTCCGGCCGGCCGGCTTCTTCCACAGCAAGACGAAGTCGATCATGGGTGCGGCCGCGATGGTGACGGCCGAGTTCGACGGCGAGGTGCCGCGGACGATGGAGGACCTGATGCGCCTGCCGGGCGTGGCGCGCAAGACGGCCAACATCGTGGCGAGCAACGCGTTCGGCGTGGTCGAGGGCATCGCCGTGGACACGCACGTGTTCCGGCTCGCGCACCGCTTCGGGCTGTCGGAGGAGAAGGATCCCGACAAGGTCGAGCGCGACCTCATGGCGCTGCTGCCGCGCGAGGAGTGGTTCCACGTCAACTACCGCTTCATCGACCACGGCCGCAAGATCTGCGACGCGAAACGGCCGGTCTGCGGCGCGTGCGCGCTGAGCGACC